One Bufo gargarizans isolate SCDJY-AF-19 chromosome 4, ASM1485885v1, whole genome shotgun sequence DNA window includes the following coding sequences:
- the LOC122935183 gene encoding olfactory receptor 2D3-like: MHPRNHSTVTEFILLGLSNDPSTQILLFQIFLIIYMATLAGNFLLILAVRTDGRLHNSMYFFLSSLSFLDICYTSIIVPKMLVNFLASKKTISFTGCALQVYFYLFLGETECVLLAFMAYDRFVAICNPLRYNAIMNIEVCTWMIGASWSTGCIISSMDMYFTYRLTYCGPNVMNHFFCEVPLLLQLSCTDISVNNIIKLVGGTSLLCIPLTLILISYFKIFAAIVRIHSGRYKAFSTCISHLVVVTIFYGTAMFMYIRPKHLATEDTDKLVAVFYTVITPTLNPVIYSLRNKDVQRAMRRLVGPAACKPNR; this comes from the coding sequence ATGCATCCGAGAAACCACAGCACCGTAACTGAGTTCATTCTTCTTGGACTCTCGAATGACCCCTCAACACAAATCTTACTCTTCCAAATTTTCTTGATAATCTACATGGCCACCTTGGCAGGTAACTTTTTACTGATACTAGCCGTGAGAACAGACGGTCGCCTCCACAATTCCATGTATTTTTTTCTGTCCAGCCTCTCATTTTTGGACATCTGCTATACCTCTATCATAGTACCCAAGATGCTGGTGAACTTTCTTGCATCGAAGAAGACTATTTCTTTCACTGGCTGCGCCCTACAGGTTTATTTTTATCTCTTCCTGGGTGAGACTGAATGTGTCCTTCTGGCCTTCATGGCCTATGATCGGTTTGTTGCTATATGCAACCCTCTACGGTACAATGCAATTATGAACATTGAGGTGTGCACCTGGATGATCGGTGCGTCATGGTCAACCGGATGCATCATCTCATCCATGGACATGTACTTTACTTATCGTTTAACTTATTGCGGTCCAAACGTAATGAACCACTTCTTCTGTGAGGTCCCTTTGTTACTGCAGCTCTCATGTACCGATATCTCAGTCAATAACATTATCAAGCTAGTGGGGGGCACTTCGCTGCTCTGTATCCCTCTTACTTTAATATTGATTTCCTATTTTAAGATCTTTGCTGCCATAGTCAGGATCCACTCTGGAAGATACAAAGCTTTTTCTACTTGTATATCTCACCTAGTGGTGGTGACCATTTTCTATGGGACGGCTATGTTCATGTACATTCGTCCCAAGCACTTAGCCACTGAAGATACAGACAAGTTGGTGGCGGTCTTCTACACAGTGATTACCCCAACATTAAACCCTGTAATCTATAGCCTGAGAAATAAAGATGTACAAAGAGCCATGAGGCGGCTGGTAGGACCTGCTGCTTGTAAACCAAACCGGTGA
- the LOC122935652 gene encoding zinc finger protein 664-like, whose protein sequence is MAGASHYIIHDENSSDSDVCWLGPEDLGHLSDYKREDVWDVYSHERSFKRTFSSDEDVSCIDLYEDVTSINHQSNLQTKSNLRHMVSKRGRRAYKPRERIQSSDRSSPEKSIARERSTIDSAGNITLMTETIYKCNNCDKTFFTRSGYRKHQRNHSEDSSLTCSECGEIFKDLTTYSLHKEAHEERKPWSCTVCHKCFRLQSHLNKHERTHTEERPYTCNICGNCFGQSSNLTTHMKTHLGEKSYACSECGKSFARNFELEAHRTVHSQEVLVFSEYKKDFQRSFHQREVERYTCSECNKCFSSNSDLILHQRDHTGDKPYACVICGEKFCSAPSCLRRKKTQSGGKTFLCGGCGRNFSNRDSYTSHSCILIN, encoded by the exons ATGGCTGGAGCATCACACTACATAATCCATGACGAGAATTCGTCTGACTCTGATGTCTGCTG GTTGGGTCCTGAAGACTTGGGTCATCTGTCTGATTATAAAAGAGAAGATGTGTGGGATGTCTATTCTCATGAGAGGTCTTTCAAAAGAACATTCAGTTCAG ATGAAGATGTAAGCTGCATAGATCTGTACGAAGACGTTACATCCATCAACCACCAATCAAATTTACAAACCAAATCCAACCTCAGACATATGGTTAGCAAACGTGGGAGAAGAGCTTACAAGCCTCGTGAACGAATACAAAGTTCTGATAGGTCTTCCCCTGAAAAGTCAATTGCGAGAGAAAGAAGCACCATTGATTCTGCTGGGAACATTACATTAATGACAGAGACCATCTACAAATGCAATAACTGTGATAAAACGTTCTTCACCCGATCAGGGTATCGGAAACATCAGAGGAACCACTCAGAGGACAGTAGTCTTACCTGTAGTGAGTGTGGGGAGATTTTCAAAGACTTGACAACATACAGTCTCCATAAAGAAGCTCATGAGGAAAGAAAACCATGGTCTTGTACAGTATGTCACAAATGTTTTCGGCTTCAGTCCCACCTGAACAAACATGAAAGAACCCACACGGAAGAAAGACCCTACACGTGTAACATATGTGGAAATTGCTTTGGTCAAAGTTCCAACCTTACTACTCATATGAAGACCCACCTGGGAGAAAAGTCATATGCATGCAGTGAGTGTGGGAAGTCTTTCGCTCGTAACTTTGAGCTGGAGGCCCACAGGACAGTGCACTCTCAAGAGGTCTTAGTTTTCTCAGAATATAAGAAAGATTTCCAAAGAAGCTTCCACCAGAGGGAAGTAGAGAGATATACCTGTTCCGAGTGCAACAAGTGTTTCAGCAGCAATTCTGATCTGATTTTGCACCAGAGAGATCATACTGGAGATAAACCTTACGCCTGTGTTATATGTGGGGAAAAGTTCTGCAGTGCGCCGAGTTGTTTGAGACGCAAGAAAACGCAGTCTGGGGGCAAGACTTTTCTATGCGGTGGCTGCGGGAGAAACTTTAGCAACAGGGACAGTTACACTAGTCACTCATGTATTCTCATAAATTAA